DNA from Ignavibacteriales bacterium:
GATTGTAGTCACCTAAAATATAACCACAAATAATTGTTGTCATCCAAAATACAATTGGAATAATTATTCCAAGATATAATAATTGTTTTTTGTGCATTGTTTAATATTCACTTTACTATTAGCATATAACTATTACTTATGCTGAACGGGATAATTGTCTAAAGAACATAGAACAGCGTCCAGCTGCATATCTATGTTCCAATTTCTTCCAAAACTTTCAATTTTCTCAATATTTTAAAATAGGGTCGTGCATATCTATAATCCTAACTCTCAGTAATCCAAAGGGCTTTTTACTCCAATCCCTCTATTCAATACATGTGTATAAACCATTGTAGTCTTAACCGATTGATGCCCTAGTAATTCTTGTATCGTCCTTATGTCGGAGCCATTCTCTAAAAGATGAGTAGCAAAAGAATGACGGAATGTATGTGGGCTTCCCGGTTTATTTACACCTGCATTATTAATTGCTTCTTTAACAGCCCGTTGGATTGTACTTTCGTGTAAATGATATCTAAATAGTAAGCCGCTCTCCTTATCTTTTATAAATTTATCTGCGGGAAATACGTATTGCCAACCGAATTCTTTACCTGCATTCGGATATTTTCTCTTTAGTGCATATGGAAGAATTGTCTCACCTTTACCGCTATTTAAATCTTTTTTGTGTTGTTTATAAACTTCATTTAAATGTCTTTTCAACTCTGTTTGGATTGACATCGGTAGAACTGTATGTCGATCTTTCTCACCTTTTCCATCACGTACTATTATTTGCTTGTAATCAAAATCTATATCTTTAACTCTTAGGCCAAGGCATTCTGCCAGTCGTAATCCTCCACCGTACAAAAGAGAAACAACTAACCTTGGTATTCCTTCAAGATGCTCAAATATCTTTATTACTTCACTTTTCGAAAACACTACTGGAAGGTGCTTAACTCTCGCTGCATGTTTTATGTCATCAATCCACCCAACTTCTTTCTTTAATATATTTTTATATAGATAAAGAATTCCTTGTAATGCTTGGTTTTGAGTTGAGGATGATACATGTCTTTTAACAGCAAGATGAGTAATAAAATTTTTTATCTCTTCTGGTCCAAGTTCTTGAGGATGTGTTTTATTATTGAAAATTATGAATTGCTTTATCCAGGATGTATAGCTTTCTTCTGTTTTACGGCTGTAATGATTTGTGCGGAGCGTAATTCTTACCTGATCTAAAAGCTTTAGCTTTTGATTGTTTGGTGAAATGATTTTTCTTACTGCTTCACCGTTAGAACTTTCTTTCCTTTCTAATAACATTGGAATTTCCCCTTCTTCCATTTACAACTTAAAACAAAATTAAAACTATTCAAAGAAATTTAAAGAAAGCTGTCAGCTAGAAGCTGATTGCCGACAGCCTCCTTTCCCGTTTCACCTTTCCCGTTTCACGTCTCACGTATTCAACTAACCAACCGGAACTTCCTTCTCCTCCGGAACATTCTCAGCTTCTTTTCTTCCTCCCGCCCCTTTTGCTATTGGTTTGAACTGAATAAGAATCTCGGGGTTCTTAGAAAAACAAGCGTTCGCAAAATTACGCGCTCTAAACATTTTGTCTTTCAATTTTTCTGCCGCTTCATCTCGCATCAATGTTGCCGTCACCTGAAGCTTCTTTGCATTCTCCTGGGACGCGTCAACCGATACAAGCTTTCCGTATGCGGAATTTAGCTCGTCAATATCTTCCTGCATTAATCCATTCTGCAATAGCATCTCCTGCTTCTCAAGAATCAAACCGCTCAAATATTCACACATCGGTCTCAGTTTCTTTACAGAAGTTGGAATTAGTTCGCCTATTCTGAAAAGTTTAAGATTCCGCTCGTCATTCCCGTAACTGCTCCTTGCGGAGTTCCGTATTTTTTTAATCAAATTTGTTACTTCCGTAATAGAAAGATTCTGCTCGGCGGTTTTATCTCCAACGAGCTTAACCGCCTTCTGCTGTGCTGCTTCCTTCGATTTCAGATTCTCTTTGGCATCAATTAACGCCGTGTAGTTAGAATCCGAAAATCCCTTTGCTGTCATTGCGCTTCTGTTATCGTCAATTGTTTGAATAAGCGCTTCACAGTCCTGTAGTAGGTAATCAATTTTAATCGCCATACTCACCTCCGAATAATTATTGTTAATTAATTATTGGGTTTTACGGCATACCCCAGTATAAATTGATTAAATTATTTTTTTGAAGAGTTACACCACATAAACATTATTGCCCCATTTAAGAATGCCAGTACTGAGGGTCTTCTATTGAAAATTTCTGCAATAACTTAATTATTAACTTAAACTATGTCAATCATTTTTTTATTCTCTTTAAAGATTGTATTCCTTTCTTGGGGTGGAATCAAATTTTCATTCTATAAATCCGCGTTAATTCTTTATGAAAGAGTATTTCCTTCACCGGTACCCTCAATTATTTGTTTAGAATGCACTTTTACTCCATCAAAAAACAGTTAAACTCCTTTGGAAAGTACATTGAACCCTTTAGAAATCACATTTAAACTATTGGAAATGACTTTGGAATCACTGGAAACTGCTTGCGAACAATTGGAAACACCTTTGATTTCGCTGGAAACTGCTTATATATCATTGGAAACAACTTTGAAACCGCTGGAAATCGCTTAGTAACCGCTGGAAAGCATTTTGGAAGCGTTGGAAAGTACTATGAAACTACCGGAAATTATATTTGAGCCGTCAGATGAAATCATGTTCGGGTTAATTGAAAATAGATGAACTATGTTAAACCTTGAACAAACCACTTAAATGATTAAGCTCATTTTTATTCATTTCTTTGATTCACTTTTTTCTTTTTCATTCTTTTCTTTTTTCATTTTTCATTCATTCCTTCTTTCCTCCCGTCTAAATTTGTAATTCTCAATTCTCAATTACTTTTTGAAATCAATATTCACCCCGCCTACTGGCCACCGCGCTCTAAGATTTAATGTATCGGGATAAAACTTAAATTCTTCGGAATGTTTGAATGGCAAGATAGTACCGTAATCGTATTTGCCGTTTTTATTTTTATCCTTAAAGCCCCACGCCAGGTATTTACCGGGCACAACTTTTTTGAATTCGAA
Protein-coding regions in this window:
- a CDS encoding integron integrase — protein: MLLERKESSNGEAVRKIISPNNQKLKLLDQVRITLRTNHYSRKTEESYTSWIKQFIIFNNKTHPQELGPEEIKNFITHLAVKRHVSSSTQNQALQGILYLYKNILKKEVGWIDDIKHAARVKHLPVVFSKSEVIKIFEHLEGIPRLVVSLLYGGGLRLAECLGLRVKDIDFDYKQIIVRDGKGEKDRHTVLPMSIQTELKRHLNEVYKQHKKDLNSGKGETILPYALKRKYPNAGKEFGWQYVFPADKFIKDKESGLLFRYHLHESTIQRAVKEAINNAGVNKPGSPHTFRHSFATHLLENGSDIRTIQELLGHQSVKTTMVYTHVLNRGIGVKSPLDY